One segment of Candidatus Micrarchaeum acidiphilum ARMAN-2 DNA contains the following:
- a CDS encoding amino acid permease yields the protein MKKELSLLQLTIIGIVGAVGTGVLFSAAGMAGDAGPASVISWIIGGLMYASVGYTYVELSRTWPEAGGPTRYSLYTHGRFTNLINAFNDLIWYLFIPPVEALAVVEGLNFLFPTLIAASGAPTLLGAVLGVILLMFFIPFNYFGVRAFGKSTSIFGIIKLVFYLLVGFGIIAIFFNAKNFFGYSGGFAPFGAAGLFLAIPLAMFAYGGIRVVPDYAEEVKNKNILPKAIGYTVLGQTLIYILFSMALIGGITWGVNGLPAAGNWVGVGQIVGNPFIILSNALHNSVLLVLVLIVGIIGPFVTGYVYIGGGSRILFAMGRSKIMNNIVTDITRHSIPYWSIIIFAIVGAIVAFIAAPLPSIYGLITDAVVGGYLGFAVNPVALIVSRRQNSVEHRYKFANIIAPIAFISAALIAFWSGWPSVPYAVLILTIALIIFAIAFKVKEHFINSLWYIFFIAFILLMTYIGDVGALSILNFYVATVVVVLVAGIIFFPWGVYSGLKKPFIMK from the coding sequence TTGAAAAAGGAGCTTAGTCTTTTACAGCTTACGATAATCGGAATCGTCGGCGCAGTGGGCACAGGGGTACTATTCAGCGCAGCCGGAATGGCAGGTGATGCCGGACCTGCCAGTGTTATTTCATGGATAATAGGAGGGCTTATGTATGCAAGCGTTGGTTACACTTACGTTGAACTGTCGCGCACTTGGCCCGAGGCAGGAGGACCAACCAGATATTCCCTTTACACTCACGGCAGATTTACCAACCTCATAAATGCGTTCAATGATCTCATATGGTATCTTTTTATTCCGCCGGTAGAGGCTTTGGCGGTTGTTGAAGGGCTTAACTTTCTTTTTCCTACCTTGATAGCTGCAAGCGGAGCGCCGACGCTTCTTGGTGCGGTGCTTGGCGTAATACTTCTTATGTTTTTCATACCTTTCAACTATTTCGGCGTAAGGGCATTTGGAAAATCCACAAGCATATTCGGCATAATAAAACTTGTGTTCTATCTCCTGGTGGGATTCGGTATCATTGCAATATTCTTCAACGCCAAGAACTTCTTTGGATATAGTGGCGGATTCGCTCCGTTTGGCGCAGCCGGGCTTTTCCTAGCAATACCGCTTGCAATGTTCGCATACGGAGGTATAAGGGTGGTGCCGGATTATGCCGAGGAGGTAAAGAACAAGAACATATTGCCAAAGGCCATAGGCTACACAGTCCTGGGCCAGACCCTTATATACATACTGTTCTCCATGGCTCTTATAGGTGGGATAACCTGGGGTGTCAACGGGTTGCCGGCCGCAGGCAACTGGGTAGGCGTGGGCCAGATTGTGGGAAACCCGTTCATAATACTTTCTAACGCATTGCACAACAGCGTGTTGCTTGTCCTAGTCCTTATAGTCGGAATAATCGGGCCTTTTGTCACAGGATACGTTTACATAGGAGGCGGAAGCAGGATACTTTTTGCAATGGGCAGGTCCAAGATCATGAATAACATAGTGACGGACATAACGAGACATTCAATACCTTACTGGTCAATAATAATATTCGCAATTGTCGGTGCGATAGTTGCTTTTATTGCTGCTCCGTTGCCTTCAATATATGGGCTCATAACCGATGCAGTAGTAGGCGGATACCTGGGCTTCGCGGTAAATCCTGTAGCACTTATAGTTTCAAGAAGGCAGAATTCGGTAGAGCACAGATACAAGTTTGCAAACATAATAGCTCCAATAGCTTTCATATCGGCTGCGCTGATTGCTTTCTGGAGCGGGTGGCCATCTGTACCGTACGCGGTGCTGATACTTACAATCGCCCTTATAATATTTGCTATAGCGTTTAAGGTAAAAGAGCATTTCATCAATTCGCTGTGGTACATTTTCTTCATCGCCTTCATACTTTTGATGACGTACATTGGCGATGTTGGCGCACTGAGCATATTAAACTTCTATGTTGCTACAGTAGTGGTAGTGCTTGTAGCTGGGATAATATTCTTCCCTTGGGGAGTGTATTCAGGCTTGAAGAAACCTTTCATAATGAAGTGA
- a CDS encoding precorrin 3B synthase CobZ gives MVIVGGGNAGLCAAIAAIESGSEVTLVESASRFYRGGNSKYTRDIRYAHAKSKYASGTYSRAELLSDLESVSGGKVNRKMAELVIARSEEIPEWMEAHGIIFKNEIRGTLNLSRTNAFFLGGGKALVNTYYDYLSRKGARVLYGTQAIGISLKDGEFAALKVARSGKRTLIEGDALVVASGGFEANLAWLKKYWGSKTKNFIIRGSRENTGIMLRELIRLGAATAGEKTGMHAIAVDSRSPQFDGGIVTRIDSIPIGVVVNRNSKRFYDEGEDIWPKRYAIWGHLIAHQPGQIAYSIFDSTMTGSFLPPIYPPYSADTIRGLAGKLGLDADALSLTIEAYNKAAIPLTGKPKSDFDLHTKGILPAKSHWARPISKSPFYAIPLKPGITFTYMGVKIDRECHVLKANGGRFDSIFAAGEIASGNILESGYLAGFGLTIGTATGRIAGKVSSNG, from the coding sequence GTGGTTATCGTAGGTGGCGGCAATGCGGGGCTGTGCGCCGCAATAGCAGCAATAGAATCTGGTTCTGAAGTTACTCTTGTGGAATCTGCAAGCAGATTCTATCGGGGCGGCAATAGCAAGTATACCAGAGACATTCGCTATGCGCATGCAAAGAGCAAATACGCATCAGGCACGTATTCGAGGGCGGAACTGCTCTCTGACCTAGAATCCGTTTCTGGAGGGAAGGTCAACCGCAAAATGGCAGAGCTTGTTATCGCGCGCTCAGAAGAAATCCCTGAATGGATGGAGGCGCATGGAATCATATTCAAGAACGAGATAAGGGGAACGCTGAACCTTTCCAGGACAAACGCATTTTTTCTTGGAGGAGGAAAGGCCCTTGTTAATACCTACTATGACTATCTTTCAAGAAAAGGCGCCAGGGTGCTGTACGGAACACAGGCCATAGGGATATCGCTTAAAGATGGGGAGTTCGCCGCGCTGAAGGTGGCAAGAAGCGGGAAAAGAACTCTAATAGAAGGAGACGCTTTGGTGGTAGCGTCAGGAGGGTTCGAAGCAAACCTTGCATGGCTGAAGAAATACTGGGGCTCAAAGACAAAAAACTTCATAATACGGGGAAGCAGGGAAAACACGGGCATCATGCTGCGCGAGCTGATTCGCCTAGGCGCCGCAACCGCCGGAGAGAAGACGGGCATGCACGCAATAGCTGTAGATTCAAGGTCTCCGCAGTTCGATGGGGGCATAGTGACGCGCATAGACTCAATACCGATAGGCGTTGTGGTAAATAGGAATTCAAAAAGATTCTATGACGAGGGTGAAGACATATGGCCCAAGAGGTATGCCATATGGGGCCACCTAATCGCGCACCAGCCAGGCCAGATTGCATATTCAATCTTCGATTCTACCATGACGGGCAGTTTTCTCCCTCCAATATATCCCCCCTACTCGGCAGACACTATACGAGGACTTGCCGGCAAGCTTGGCCTCGATGCAGACGCGCTGAGCCTTACAATAGAAGCTTACAACAAAGCTGCCATTCCGCTCACAGGCAAGCCCAAAAGCGACTTTGATCTTCACACTAAAGGAATCCTACCTGCAAAATCTCACTGGGCAAGGCCCATATCCAAAAGCCCTTTTTACGCTATACCTCTCAAGCCAGGCATAACATTTACTTACATGGGCGTCAAAATAGACAGAGAATGCCATGTCCTAAAAGCAAACGGCGGGAGGTTCGACAGCATATTCGCTGCCGGCGAGATAGCCTCCGGAAACATACTAGAATCCGGCTATCTTGCTGGATTCGGCCTTACCATAGGCACGGCTACCGGAAGAATAGCCGGAAAGGTGTCCTCAAATGGCTGA
- a CDS encoding putative ferredoxin, whose translation MADNHVKEAARQLTICNACRYCEGYCAVWDAMERRTEFYKKDVDYMANLCHDCRECLYVCPFTEPHEFSLNIPKVLAEVRYDTYKENTKPSFAALAFDNSWALSLAVVFASVLGILAIAYENGAMSLLVLPVSNFSGIMSAAFVRYSSLLVYAFVIILWSIEGLSYWKSIGESYHGALNVRATYAALKDVFLHRFFRGGGAGCNYPGEKAGRARLLAHPLVIFGFLIALFSFLPYPNLTTYIEIAYGTGCAMLFAGTAMLLYMKLVSNKVPSYKRMNSLDYPFTIMLNLTGITGVAMVLDTGHPFAGLIFAIHMAIIFTVFVTAPYGKFVHLVFRYEALLKNRIEEQMT comes from the coding sequence ATGGCTGACAACCACGTAAAGGAAGCTGCCCGGCAGCTTACAATATGCAACGCGTGCAGGTACTGCGAAGGATACTGCGCAGTATGGGATGCAATGGAAAGGAGGACAGAATTCTACAAGAAGGACGTCGACTACATGGCCAACCTGTGCCACGACTGCAGGGAATGCCTTTACGTATGCCCATTTACCGAGCCGCACGAATTCAGCCTTAACATACCAAAAGTCCTTGCCGAGGTCAGATACGACACGTACAAGGAGAACACAAAACCCTCTTTTGCGGCGCTGGCGTTTGACAACAGCTGGGCCCTGTCGCTGGCCGTTGTATTCGCTTCAGTGCTCGGAATACTTGCAATAGCATACGAGAATGGGGCCATGTCCCTATTGGTCCTGCCAGTCTCGAATTTTTCAGGAATAATGAGCGCGGCATTTGTAAGATACTCCAGTCTTTTGGTGTACGCGTTTGTGATAATCCTATGGTCTATTGAGGGTCTGTCATATTGGAAATCAATCGGGGAAAGTTACCACGGTGCATTAAATGTAAGGGCCACATACGCGGCCCTGAAAGACGTTTTTCTGCACAGGTTCTTCAGGGGAGGGGGCGCCGGCTGCAACTATCCCGGCGAAAAAGCCGGCAGGGCAAGGCTGCTTGCCCATCCTCTAGTGATTTTCGGATTCCTTATAGCACTGTTTTCGTTCCTGCCATATCCAAACCTAACCACATATATAGAAATAGCCTATGGGACCGGATGCGCCATGCTCTTTGCAGGCACGGCCATGCTGCTGTACATGAAACTGGTTTCAAACAAGGTTCCGTCTTACAAACGCATGAATTCTCTGGATTACCCTTTTACAATAATGCTGAACCTGACTGGAATTACCGGGGTAGCTATGGTTCTGGACACCGGCCATCCGTTTGCAGGGCTGATATTCGCAATACATATGGCCATAATATTCACGGTATTCGTTACCGCGCCATATGGTAAGTTTGTGCACCTCGTATTCAGGTACGAAGCCTTACTGAAAAACAGAATCGAGGAGCAGATGACGTGA
- a CDS encoding peptidase U61 LD-carboxypeptidase A: MHEPIVKPAALKPGSLIKIIAPSFAVSNETNVPRAIEFLKKQGFRVSTSTGMTHAAGTRYYTSGDRLRKNEIEAAFKNDEVDAIMAFRGGAGAIDLLNMIDYDVIKDHPKIFVGSSDITLLQLAFMKKANLVTFQGPMFIDIMTEKDDAILNYNWSTFLSVVQRGDKALLKNPIGARTSKTIVEGTAKGRIVGGNMTMFTLIAGTEYMPEIENRILFLEDVNVEPWMVDNLLNSIILKGLIQKCAGVVFGGFPHEGLEELANSLDASSFLFKNLMIEDYMLSAIQDIIYDIMAKKIEKLPSFLEFTCCHGRHITTVPLGVKVELNSVNRTIEMLESAVD, translated from the coding sequence ATGCATGAACCGATCGTCAAGCCCGCGGCACTCAAACCAGGCTCACTGATAAAGATAATTGCGCCTTCTTTTGCGGTGAGCAACGAAACGAACGTGCCCCGCGCCATCGAATTCCTTAAGAAGCAGGGTTTCAGGGTCAGCACGTCCACCGGAATGACGCATGCGGCCGGAACACGTTATTACACTTCAGGAGACAGGCTGAGGAAAAATGAGATAGAGGCGGCTTTCAAGAACGATGAGGTGGATGCCATCATGGCATTCAGAGGGGGCGCCGGAGCAATAGACCTGCTTAACATGATAGACTACGACGTTATTAAGGACCATCCCAAAATCTTTGTAGGGAGCAGCGACATTACGCTTCTGCAGCTCGCATTCATGAAGAAGGCAAACCTCGTAACATTCCAGGGGCCGATGTTCATAGACATAATGACGGAAAAGGACGATGCCATACTGAATTATAACTGGTCGACCTTTCTTTCGGTTGTCCAGCGTGGCGACAAGGCACTGCTAAAAAACCCGATAGGCGCTAGGACTTCAAAGACCATAGTCGAAGGAACCGCCAAGGGCCGCATTGTAGGAGGCAACATGACAATGTTCACGTTGATAGCCGGGACAGAATACATGCCAGAAATAGAGAACAGGATACTTTTCCTTGAGGATGTGAATGTTGAGCCGTGGATGGTGGACAACCTCCTCAATTCGATAATACTAAAGGGGCTCATACAGAAGTGCGCAGGTGTTGTTTTCGGGGGATTTCCACACGAGGGGCTTGAAGAACTCGCAAACAGCCTTGACGCTTCGTCTTTCCTTTTCAAGAACCTTATGATAGAGGACTACATGCTGTCCGCAATACAGGACATAATATACGACATAATGGCAAAGAAGATAGAAAAGCTGCCTTCGTTTCTTGAGTTTACCTGCTGCCATGGCAGGCACATAACTACAGTTCCGCTTGGGGTAAAGGTTGAACTTAACTCGGTTAACAGGACCATAGAGATGCTGGAAAGCGCAGTAGACTAG
- a CDS encoding methylase — MRSVFIFWHLIKIMIYESVKITGCRGVYYPAEDSYMLAKIVERKAFGKVLDLGTGTGIQGIVAAKAGCEVYFSDISENALQCAEKNAELNGVHGRFLRSDLFSKVKGRFNTIIFNPPYLESGKEIRYADLDGGVLGRELIDRFLSGVKEFLLPDNTVLLVENSDNDYMREVRSMRALIEARAHYFFEDIVVLSVTF, encoded by the coding sequence TTGCGGTCCGTTTTTATTTTTTGGCATTTAATTAAAATTATGATTTACGAATCTGTGAAGATAACTGGCTGCCGAGGCGTTTACTATCCCGCGGAAGATTCTTATATGCTTGCAAAGATTGTAGAAAGGAAGGCATTCGGCAAAGTATTGGATTTAGGCACTGGTACAGGTATCCAGGGGATAGTTGCGGCAAAGGCAGGGTGTGAAGTCTACTTTTCAGACATCTCGGAAAACGCATTGCAATGCGCAGAAAAGAATGCTGAGCTGAACGGCGTGCATGGTCGGTTTCTCAGGAGCGACCTTTTCTCAAAAGTTAAGGGTAGGTTCAATACAATAATATTTAACCCGCCATATTTGGAATCGGGAAAGGAAATACGTTATGCAGACCTTGATGGAGGCGTACTTGGCCGCGAGCTCATAGACAGGTTTTTGAGCGGCGTAAAGGAGTTCCTGCTGCCAGACAATACCGTGCTTTTAGTGGAGAACTCGGACAATGATTACATGCGCGAGGTTAGGTCTATGCGCGCTTTGATTGAAGCCAGAGCGCATTATTTTTTTGAGGACATAGTAGTGCTTTCTGTAACCTTTTAG
- a CDS encoding Polyprenyl synthetase, with amino-acid sequence MEFSEYVAKRRNAIYSKITDYIPLQEPEEHYKIVREYIDRQGNYRRPILLMLTGEMFGAPIEKLVQLAAAQQLSEEWLLIQDDAMDDSEFRRGGPTLHKMYGWIHAINASDTINVTMWKILKDYIMKFDPKNGNAIYDKFYDMIKYTIEGQYIENKFINNTKDLSKASESMYFRIADGKTCYYTIYGPMQIGAMAAGAPEKAISAFKEIGTNTGIAFQIMDDILDMAGDEKTFGKKRYGDLYEGKLTLIVLHAYGKASPEERKKIDAIYRKSRSDKTEEEINWLVEIIKKYGGIEYAMKVADHYGELAEKALQDNMDLFPDNEYKNILKSAIQAQYKRKS; translated from the coding sequence ATGGAATTCAGCGAATACGTTGCAAAGCGCCGCAACGCGATATACAGTAAGATTACGGACTACATACCCTTACAGGAGCCCGAAGAGCACTACAAGATAGTAAGAGAATACATAGACCGGCAGGGCAATTACCGAAGACCAATACTGCTAATGCTTACTGGAGAGATGTTCGGTGCCCCAATAGAAAAGCTCGTACAGCTCGCTGCGGCCCAGCAACTTTCCGAAGAATGGCTGCTCATTCAGGACGATGCCATGGACGACTCCGAGTTCCGAAGGGGCGGACCCACACTTCATAAAATGTACGGGTGGATACATGCTATAAACGCAAGCGATACCATAAACGTAACGATGTGGAAGATACTCAAGGACTACATTATGAAATTCGACCCCAAAAACGGTAATGCAATATATGACAAGTTCTACGATATGATAAAATACACTATAGAGGGCCAGTATATAGAGAACAAGTTTATAAACAACACAAAAGACTTGAGCAAGGCATCCGAAAGCATGTATTTTAGGATCGCCGATGGCAAAACGTGCTACTACACAATATACGGACCTATGCAAATAGGGGCGATGGCAGCTGGAGCTCCTGAAAAGGCCATCTCGGCATTCAAGGAAATCGGCACCAACACCGGCATCGCGTTCCAAATAATGGACGACATTCTTGACATGGCAGGAGACGAAAAGACCTTCGGAAAGAAGAGGTATGGAGACCTTTATGAGGGGAAGCTAACCCTAATAGTGCTACACGCGTACGGGAAGGCGTCTCCAGAAGAAAGAAAAAAGATAGACGCCATATACCGCAAGAGTAGGAGCGACAAAACCGAAGAAGAAATAAACTGGCTAGTCGAAATCATAAAAAAATACGGCGGGATAGAATACGCAATGAAGGTAGCAGACCATTACGGCGAACTTGCAGAGAAAGCACTTCAGGACAACATGGATCTTTTTCCAGACAACGAATATAAAAATATACTTAAATCGGCGATCCAGGCGCAATACAAGCGCAAAAGTTAG
- a CDS encoding Polyprenyl synthetase: MAAKNEVTSEEFADFIGSVSASINKALWEYMSNERSDRNIKRLLGRGGFEYDSEAIQKSIIEPSWYLVEKGGKRIRPIITLLVIEALGKDPMDYIEFSMIPEILHTATLMHDDIEDGSETRRGAQSVYKKYGMDIALNLGDFLFFFPIKVLLDSKKLDDAVKYRILKAHEKHMIRIGLGQATDIAWHRALTDIGKITEENYMRVAFDKTGVLLGFAAELGAIIGGAEDADVERLGKFASMIGVAFQIEDDILNITKSELSDNKGGIGDDIQEGKVTLIVVHALNHAGKKDRDRLIEILKSHTKSKIEIKEAISIMEKSGSIEYARSVSKSIVDEALRLLDKSLPDSKGKNMMRMLASTLINRNV, from the coding sequence ATGGCGGCAAAAAACGAAGTTACTTCTGAGGAATTTGCAGATTTTATTGGGAGCGTCTCGGCCAGTATAAACAAGGCGCTCTGGGAGTATATGAGCAACGAACGCTCTGATCGCAATATAAAGAGGTTGCTCGGAAGGGGCGGGTTTGAATACGATTCTGAAGCTATACAGAAGAGCATTATAGAGCCTTCTTGGTACCTTGTTGAGAAAGGGGGCAAGAGGATAAGGCCGATAATAACCCTTTTAGTGATAGAGGCGCTTGGGAAGGACCCCATGGACTATATAGAATTTTCCATGATACCTGAGATACTGCACACTGCCACGTTGATGCATGACGACATAGAGGATGGATCTGAGACCAGAAGGGGAGCGCAGAGTGTTTACAAAAAATATGGGATGGACATAGCGCTCAACCTTGGAGATTTCTTATTTTTCTTCCCGATAAAGGTGCTCCTGGACAGCAAGAAGCTTGACGATGCGGTAAAGTACCGCATATTGAAAGCGCATGAGAAGCATATGATACGGATAGGTTTGGGCCAGGCCACAGACATAGCTTGGCACAGGGCACTCACAGACATAGGCAAAATTACTGAAGAGAACTACATGCGTGTAGCCTTTGACAAGACCGGAGTACTCCTCGGATTTGCAGCTGAGCTCGGGGCGATAATCGGAGGGGCCGAAGACGCCGATGTGGAGAGGCTTGGGAAATTCGCGTCCATGATAGGCGTCGCATTCCAGATAGAAGATGATATTCTTAACATAACAAAATCAGAGCTTTCTGACAACAAAGGAGGGATAGGAGACGACATACAGGAAGGCAAGGTAACGCTCATTGTCGTGCACGCATTGAACCATGCAGGCAAAAAGGACAGGGACAGGCTTATAGAGATACTTAAATCGCACACCAAAAGCAAAATTGAGATAAAAGAGGCAATCTCCATAATGGAAAAATCCGGTTCAATCGAATATGCCAGGAGTGTAAGCAAATCCATTGTTGATGAGGCGTTGCGCCTGCTTGACAAGTCGCTCCCGGATTCCAAGGGCAAGAACATGATGAGGATGCTTGCATCCACGCTGATAAACAGAAACGTTTAG
- a CDS encoding membrane protein — MGSKLKYTFYTSLILEILSGMYLLLFDQLLQQTAFIHWAALLLYLAIVIVLAMAYYTRQSKKALLGITVFSILAIIVMLLDAALGLPLSQDYAPGTGWSYLFGFGIVPGSFFGTSLAFTLMLIFSIILAAASYLLYKKDF; from the coding sequence ATGGGTAGCAAGCTTAAATACACATTCTATACGTCGCTGATACTGGAGATACTGTCTGGAATGTACCTTCTGCTGTTCGATCAGCTTCTGCAGCAGACCGCATTCATACACTGGGCAGCCCTGCTTTTGTACCTTGCAATTGTGATAGTGCTGGCCATGGCATACTACACAAGGCAGTCGAAGAAAGCGCTTCTTGGCATTACTGTGTTTTCAATATTGGCCATCATAGTCATGCTTCTGGATGCGGCTCTGGGCCTTCCACTAAGCCAGGATTATGCGCCAGGCACTGGATGGTCGTACCTGTTCGGCTTCGGAATAGTGCCAGGCTCATTTTTCGGCACATCCCTTGCATTTACCTTGATGCTGATTTTTTCAATAATACTGGCAGCAGCCTCATACTTGTTATATAAAAAGGACTTTTAA
- a CDS encoding Chorismate mutase encodes MEDLVELRKEIDEVDASIIGLVAKRFTITNEIGNIKRASGLNVHDPEREAYLLKRWAGLGKKYGLEKDISIPILEHLLKFSKAKEAEQIDPKNIVVLGTGSMAAALGMLARSAGHNVYVKGRNREKEKKLAELIGANVLPAREINTDYIILCVPPTAFTKETIKLVSNCHGGALMDISSSKTEYFKKAIKFASESGMKMISTHPLFGLEDAKRGSGIAIITDGKTAKDVEDAASFWTSTGLVAIKMSMDEHEKAMAVSQVLRHAYALGFYDSVSELSNMLKVDYEKACTAKFMQMLENAKAIKSEEWVAAEIAKSNPYSKLVYEIAERNLRKHASSLIF; translated from the coding sequence ATGGAGGATTTGGTGGAGCTTAGGAAAGAAATAGATGAGGTAGACGCTAGCATAATAGGGCTTGTGGCAAAGCGTTTTACAATAACAAACGAGATAGGCAATATAAAAAGAGCTTCTGGGCTAAACGTGCACGATCCCGAAAGGGAAGCATACCTACTAAAAAGGTGGGCAGGGCTCGGGAAGAAATACGGGCTTGAAAAAGATATATCCATACCAATATTGGAACATTTGCTCAAATTCTCCAAAGCAAAAGAGGCAGAGCAAATAGATCCAAAGAATATAGTTGTGCTTGGGACAGGAAGCATGGCCGCGGCGCTCGGAATGCTAGCAAGAAGCGCCGGGCACAACGTATACGTAAAGGGCAGGAACCGCGAAAAAGAAAAGAAGCTTGCCGAACTCATAGGTGCAAATGTATTGCCTGCGAGAGAAATTAATACAGATTACATAATACTGTGCGTGCCCCCCACCGCATTCACCAAAGAGACGATCAAGCTGGTATCAAACTGCCATGGCGGCGCCCTAATGGACATATCCTCTTCAAAGACCGAATACTTCAAAAAGGCGATAAAATTCGCTTCCGAATCAGGAATGAAAATGATATCAACACACCCTTTATTTGGGTTAGAAGATGCAAAGCGCGGCTCAGGCATTGCAATAATAACTGATGGCAAGACTGCAAAGGACGTGGAAGATGCTGCAAGCTTCTGGACATCAACAGGGTTAGTTGCAATAAAGATGAGTATGGATGAGCATGAAAAGGCAATGGCGGTATCACAAGTTCTAAGGCATGCTTATGCGCTCGGCTTTTATGACAGCGTATCGGAGCTTTCGAATATGCTTAAAGTGGATTACGAGAAGGCATGCACCGCCAAGTTCATGCAGATGCTTGAAAACGCAAAGGCGATAAAGTCGGAGGAGTGGGTTGCCGCAGAGATAGCCAAAAGCAACCCCTATTCAAAGCTGGTATATGAGATAGCCGAAAGGAATCTTCGAAAGCATGCAAGCAGCTTGATTTTTTAG
- a CDS encoding amidohydrolase: MVPLNHQNRKPMSFGDSLELINGTIVLNDKVDNCNLFIKNGVITKIGVDVGEHNKIDASGMFVLPGLINSHTHLGETVFKNLISFKGLYEYIRKTDDINTKLRSNTSFVRAASGYKSIVDFIKEGITTICAARCATECDNAGLRSFSGYIFMKSKKLQHFIDEFNEAFYDYINNIKTSKLSKPILFLHSIEYVDSDTLELISKLHKTYKLPFTVHLSETKYGEAKVRKNFGCSSTELLNSYGLINESALLVHCCYTSETDLQLIKKKKANVILCPTSNKRLNNRTPSLKTLLKLGINTSIATDGLATNLSPSLLAEYKYLAKIENINMENKSFAMLTTNPAKALGIKAGAIQKGNLSDLILLQPEKGYKFNGNIPSLFWHSKIKYVIVGGKPILLMDKYTTLNLSEVKAKFDLARTMVFKAV; this comes from the coding sequence ATGGTGCCTCTTAATCATCAAAATCGCAAACCTATGTCTTTTGGGGATTCACTAGAGCTAATAAACGGAACTATCGTACTAAATGACAAGGTAGATAATTGCAATTTATTTATAAAAAATGGAGTCATAACAAAAATCGGAGTAGATGTGGGCGAGCATAATAAAATAGATGCTTCTGGTATGTTCGTACTTCCTGGTTTAATAAATTCCCACACGCATTTGGGCGAGACAGTATTTAAGAATCTTATATCCTTTAAGGGACTCTATGAATACATACGAAAAACAGATGATATAAACACCAAGTTACGATCAAACACAAGTTTTGTAAGAGCAGCTTCTGGCTATAAGTCAATTGTGGATTTTATAAAAGAAGGCATAACTACAATATGTGCCGCCCGCTGTGCAACTGAATGTGATAATGCGGGACTAAGATCCTTTTCAGGATATATTTTTATGAAAAGCAAGAAGCTACAACATTTTATTGATGAATTTAACGAAGCATTCTATGACTATATTAACAATATAAAAACCTCAAAACTTTCAAAACCAATCCTTTTTCTACATTCTATAGAATATGTAGACTCAGATACGTTGGAATTGATAAGTAAATTACACAAAACATACAAACTGCCATTTACTGTGCACTTGTCTGAAACCAAATATGGAGAAGCAAAAGTAAGAAAAAATTTTGGGTGCAGTAGCACCGAATTATTAAATTCCTATGGTTTGATAAATGAAAGCGCTTTACTTGTGCATTGCTGTTACACCTCAGAAACCGACTTGCAACTTATTAAAAAAAAGAAGGCAAATGTAATACTTTGTCCTACATCAAATAAACGACTGAATAATCGTACACCATCCTTAAAAACATTGCTTAAACTCGGAATTAACACATCTATAGCTACAGATGGACTGGCAACAAATCTGTCTCCGAGTTTGCTTGCAGAATATAAATATTTAGCTAAAATAGAAAATATAAATATGGAAAACAAATCATTTGCAATGTTGACTACTAATCCGGCAAAGGCACTTGGAATTAAAGCCGGGGCTATCCAAAAAGGCAATCTTTCCGATCTTATACTGCTCCAACCAGAAAAAGGTTATAAATTTAATGGCAATATACCGAGTTTATTTTGGCATTCAAAAATAAAATACGTTATAGTGGGCGGAAAACCAATTTTACTAATGGATAAGTATACTACTTTAAATTTAAGTGAAGTTAAAGCTAAATTCGACTTAGCGCGTACCATGGTCTTTAAAGCAGTATGA